One Capsicum annuum cultivar UCD-10X-F1 chromosome 2, UCD10Xv1.1, whole genome shotgun sequence genomic window carries:
- the LOC107861427 gene encoding PI-PLC X domain-containing protein At5g67130 yields MGSQQNISPLLLIFSVIFVVANACSNGTCKLDDKCSDDADCGPGLYCLSCTLSFQGRRCVRSTGTDPFQLVNSSLPFNKYAFLTTHNAFAIEDEPSHTGIPRVTTANQEDTITQQLNNGVRGLMLDTYDFDGDIWLCHSFGGKCHDFTAFEPAIDTLKEIEAYLSSNPSEIVTLILEDYVQTPNGLTKVFTDAGLKKYWFPVSKMPKGGQDWPLVSDMVANNQRLIVFTSVKSKEQSEGIAYQWNYMVENQYGDGGMKEGNCPNRAESSPMNDKTKSLVLVNYFRSIALKPLACVQNSEDLLDILMTCHAAAANRWANFVAVDFYKRSEGGGAFLATDTLNGQLLCNCGDVHSCAKGSSPGGCTSRS; encoded by the exons ATGGGTTCCCAACAAAACATTTCTCCTTTATTGCTTATTTTCTCCGTAATCTTCGTTGTCGCCAACGCTTGCTCTAATGGAACATGCAAG CTCGATGATAAATGCTCAGACGACGCAGATTGTGGGCCTGGGCTTTATTGTTTGTCTTGCACGTTATCCTTTCAAGGCCGAAGATGTGTTAGATCAACTGGAACAGATCCATTTCAATTGGTG AATAGTTCTCTGCCATTCAACAAGTATGCATTTCTGACGACCCACAATGCTTTCGCCATTGAAGATGAGCCATCACATACTGGAATACCAAGAGTAACCACCGCAAATCAAGAAGACACTATTACTCAACAGCTCAAT AATGGCGTTCGGGGTCTAATGCTTGATACCTATGATTTCGATGGGGATATATGGTTGTGCCACTCATTCGGAGGCAAATGCCATGACTTTACGGCATTT GAACCAGCAATAGACACATTGAAGGAAATTGAAGCCTACTTATCATCAAATCCCTCAGAAATTGTGACATTGATCTTGGAAGATTATGTTCAGACCCCAAATGGTTTGACCAAAGTGTTTACAGATGCAGGACTAAAGAAATATTGGTTTCCTGTGTCAAAAATGCCCAAAGGTGGTCAAGACTGGCCACTTGTGAGTGACATGGTGGCTAATAACCAAAGACTAATTGTTTTTACTTCTGTCAAATCCAAAGAACAGAGTGAAGGGATTGCTTACCAATGGAATTACATGGTCGAAAATCAAT ATGGAGATGGAGGAATGAAAGAAGGAAATTGCCCTAATCGCGCAGAGTCATCGCCAATGAACGATAAAACTAAATCATTGGTGTTGGTAAATTACTTTAGGTCAATAGCATTGAAGCCATTAGCTTGTGTTCAGAACTCAGAGGACCTCCTTGACATTCTTATGACTTGTCATGCTGCTGCTGCTAATCGTTGGGCTAATTTCGTCGCAGTTGATTTTTacaag AGAAGTGAAGGAGGAGGTGCATTTTTAGCTACAGATACCCTTAATGGGCAACTATTATGCAATTGTGGGGATGTACATTCTTGTGCG AAGGGATCTTCTCCAGGAGGCTGCACTTCTAGATCATGA